One genomic window of Aethina tumida isolate Nest 87 chromosome 3, icAetTumi1.1, whole genome shotgun sequence includes the following:
- the LOC109602241 gene encoding anoctamin-4 isoform X3, translating to MNKPVGTDFEYESVLAYIRKGRLGGGAYFKDGLKKVHYVLVLSMTSAYTNVDVISHIIRQLEDMGLEFEQDLGITIPVIFIKIHIPDEATEVYLGTYGVNEDFIYGFDYADRSESSVFKTPVQKKNVFQDIRSRELSVIKVKVIHQMLIEIPFGEGEDKRGLPKLCKRGIFQDYYPLHDGNIQYEYWYNDDLLNDRTLLAKYWANYYVWYKEQPLDLINKYYGSEIAFYFAWCAFYNMMLTPIAVLGTILSCISIGHRLMYPLDITETICNSKLPVCGLCMKGYGCTQNPLSDSCGDYTIASVLTHSILTGYAVVVTIWGICFNKMWSRKEYILKIRWNLLGKELEKDSKLRIEFQEKAEKLVMDGQIVYRLKETSKFSRRAVGIIGYILIMYVVVMFSYVKNYLYLIVKTEIIKRGAQFNTGTFMSEIHSYCQAAFQMLFSKLIFNLASGLTNIVTPKTQDTYDQIMLFMIFSLDLMNNFFPFFHTAFIKNQQFNIPFERGIGLLKNDSCDPLPCVTPLFVQLMILMTLKVILEKIFVICYPKCKGLIKSYMKEQLKKSQMPQYEEEYGKISQQFCFLDVNFSGKVIQYALLISFIYGFPLGPMCCLIQNVLSLRMEAIDMIYESRRPAYTRQSQGIGIWNTVLMTLTHVGGMINNSIRIMFLANPKILLYPINVYSEECTIHRIRLIDTRIPLNFGIN from the exons ATGAATAAACCAGTGGGAACAGATTTCGAATACGAATCAGTCCTAGCCTACATTAGAAAAGGTAGGCTCGGTGGCGGagcatattttaaagatggattaaaaaaagtacattATGTGTTGGTCCTAAGCATGACTTCAGCTTACACAAATGTCGATGTTATCAGTCACATTATACGACAATTGGAAGATATGGGTTTGGAATTTGAACAAGATCTTGGAATT accATTCCTGtcattttcatcaaaattcaTATACCAGACGAAGCCACTGAGGTATATTTAGGAACTTACGGAGTGAATGAAGATTTTATATATGGATTTGATTATGCTGATCGTTCAGAGTCGTCAGTATTTAAGACACCAGTTCagaagaaaaatgtatttcaagaTATTCG gagTCGTGAGTTGAGTGTAATCAAGGTCAAAGTAATTCATCAAATGTTAATAGAAATTCCTTTTGGTGAAGGAGAAGATAAGAGGGGATTGCCAAAGCTTTGCAAACGCGGAATTTTTCAAGATTATTACCCACTACATGATGGTAATATTCAATATGAATATTGGTATAACGATGACTTATTAAACGATAGAACT ttgttagCGAAGTATTGggcaaattattatgtttggtACAAAGAACAACCGCTAGAcctcataaataaatactacgGATCAGAAATTGCCTTCTATTTTGCATGGTGTGCATTTTACAACATGATGTTGACCCCAATAGCTGTCTTAGGAACAATATTGTCTTGTATAAGTATCGGACACCGATTAATGTATCCTCTTGATATAAC agAAACAATATGTAACTCAAAACTTCCTGTATGTGGATTATGTATGAAAGGTTATGGGTGTACTCAAAACCCACTAAGTGATAGCTGTGGAGATTATACGATTGCGTCTGTTTTAACTCACTCAATTCTCACCGGTTATGCTGTAGTTGTGACAATTTggg GTATTTGTTTCAATAAGATGTGGAGCCGAAaagaatacattttaaaaatccgATGGAATTTATTGGGGAAAGAATTGGAAAAAGACTCGAAATTAAG AATAGAATTTCAAGAAAAAGCTGAAAAACTAGTAATGGACGGTCAAATTGTGTACAGACTGAAAGAGACTTCGAAATTTTCAAGACGAGCTGTTGGAATTATTGGatacatattaatt ATGTATGTAGTAGTAATGTTttcatatgtaaaaaattacttatacttAATAGTCAAgacagaaattataaaaagaggagCTCAATTTAACACCGGAACGTTCATGTCAGAGATACATTCATATTGTCAGGCCGCGtttcaaatgttattttcGAAGTTGATTTTTAATCTGGCATCAGGTCTAACGAACATAGTGACACCCAAAACTCAAGATACTTACgatcaaataatgttattcaTGATTTTCTCATTGGATCTAATGAATaacttttttcctttttttcacACAGCTTTCATTAAA aatcaaCAGTTCAATATTCCGTTTGAACGTGGGATTGGATTATTGAAGAACGATTCTTGTGATCCGTTGCCTTGTGTGACTCCTCTTTTCGTTCAACTTATGATACTGATGACCCTCAAAGTCATACTTGAAAAAATCTTTGTCATTTGTTATCC taaatgtaaaggcttaattaaatcttatatGAAAGAacaacttaaaaaatcacaaatgCCGCAATATGAAGAAGAATATGGCAAAATATCTCAACAGTTCTGTTTTCTAGATGTTAATTTTTCAGGAAAAG TTATTCAATACGCTTTgcttattagttttatttatggtttCCCGTTGGGCCCTATGTGTTGTCTAATTCAAAACGTACTTTCCCTGCGAATGGAGGCTATCGATATGATTTATGAATCTCGTAGGCCAGCATACACAAGACAGTCGCAAGGAATTGGCATTTGGAATACAGTACTTATGACCCTTACTCACGTTGGGGGCATGATTAAC aattccaTCCGTATAATGTTTTTGGCAAATCCAAAAATTCTACTATACCCGATAAATGTTTATTCCGAGGAATGTACAATTCACCGTATAAGATTAATAGATACTCGTATtcctttaaattttggaatcaACTGA
- the LOC109602241 gene encoding anoctamin-4 isoform X1 — protein sequence MNKPVGTDFEYESVLAYIRKGRLGGGAYFKDGLKKVHYVLVLSMTSAYTNVDVISHIIRQLEDMGLEFEQDLGITIPVIFIKIHIPDEATEVYLGTYGVNEDFIYGFDYADRSESSVFKTPVQKKNVFQDIRSRELSVIKVKVIHQMLIEIPFGEGEDKRGLPKLCKRGIFQDYYPLHDGNIQYEYWYNDDLLNDRTLLAKYWANYYVWYKEQPLDLINKYYGSEIAFYFAWCAFYNMMLTPIAVLGTILSCISIGHRLMYPLDITETICNSKLPVCGLCMKGYGCTQNPLSDSCGDYTIASVLTHSILTGYAVVVTIWGICFNKMWSRKEYILKIRWNLLGKELEKDSKLRIEFQEKAEKLVMDGQIVYRLKETSKFSRRAVGIIGYILIMYVVVMFSYVKNYLYLIVKTEIIKRGAQFNTGTFMSEIHSYCQAAFQMLFSKLIFNLASGLTNIVTPKTQDTYDQIMLFMIFSLDLMNNFFPFFHTAFIKNQQFNIPFERGIGLLKNDSCDPLPCVTPLFVQLMILMTLKVILEKIFVICYPKCKGLIKSYMKEQLKKSQMPQYEEEYGKISQQFCFLDVNFSGKVIQYALLISFIYGFPLGPMCCLIQNVLSLRMEAIDMIYESRRPAYTRQSQGIGIWNTVLMTLTHVGGMINIFTIAFASDGIIEFHRPVSNDSNEIFMFSEFHPYNVFGKSKNSTIPDKCLFRGMYNSPYKINRYSYSFKFWNQLTKQLYSILLLQILCFGMVFVVDYILPTIPPSVKKKRFDDRTNLDNKYNKEFNKKLEQLLHEHGKKK from the exons ATGAATAAACCAGTGGGAACAGATTTCGAATACGAATCAGTCCTAGCCTACATTAGAAAAGGTAGGCTCGGTGGCGGagcatattttaaagatggattaaaaaaagtacattATGTGTTGGTCCTAAGCATGACTTCAGCTTACACAAATGTCGATGTTATCAGTCACATTATACGACAATTGGAAGATATGGGTTTGGAATTTGAACAAGATCTTGGAATT accATTCCTGtcattttcatcaaaattcaTATACCAGACGAAGCCACTGAGGTATATTTAGGAACTTACGGAGTGAATGAAGATTTTATATATGGATTTGATTATGCTGATCGTTCAGAGTCGTCAGTATTTAAGACACCAGTTCagaagaaaaatgtatttcaagaTATTCG gagTCGTGAGTTGAGTGTAATCAAGGTCAAAGTAATTCATCAAATGTTAATAGAAATTCCTTTTGGTGAAGGAGAAGATAAGAGGGGATTGCCAAAGCTTTGCAAACGCGGAATTTTTCAAGATTATTACCCACTACATGATGGTAATATTCAATATGAATATTGGTATAACGATGACTTATTAAACGATAGAACT ttgttagCGAAGTATTGggcaaattattatgtttggtACAAAGAACAACCGCTAGAcctcataaataaatactacgGATCAGAAATTGCCTTCTATTTTGCATGGTGTGCATTTTACAACATGATGTTGACCCCAATAGCTGTCTTAGGAACAATATTGTCTTGTATAAGTATCGGACACCGATTAATGTATCCTCTTGATATAAC agAAACAATATGTAACTCAAAACTTCCTGTATGTGGATTATGTATGAAAGGTTATGGGTGTACTCAAAACCCACTAAGTGATAGCTGTGGAGATTATACGATTGCGTCTGTTTTAACTCACTCAATTCTCACCGGTTATGCTGTAGTTGTGACAATTTggg GTATTTGTTTCAATAAGATGTGGAGCCGAAaagaatacattttaaaaatccgATGGAATTTATTGGGGAAAGAATTGGAAAAAGACTCGAAATTAAG AATAGAATTTCAAGAAAAAGCTGAAAAACTAGTAATGGACGGTCAAATTGTGTACAGACTGAAAGAGACTTCGAAATTTTCAAGACGAGCTGTTGGAATTATTGGatacatattaatt ATGTATGTAGTAGTAATGTTttcatatgtaaaaaattacttatacttAATAGTCAAgacagaaattataaaaagaggagCTCAATTTAACACCGGAACGTTCATGTCAGAGATACATTCATATTGTCAGGCCGCGtttcaaatgttattttcGAAGTTGATTTTTAATCTGGCATCAGGTCTAACGAACATAGTGACACCCAAAACTCAAGATACTTACgatcaaataatgttattcaTGATTTTCTCATTGGATCTAATGAATaacttttttcctttttttcacACAGCTTTCATTAAA aatcaaCAGTTCAATATTCCGTTTGAACGTGGGATTGGATTATTGAAGAACGATTCTTGTGATCCGTTGCCTTGTGTGACTCCTCTTTTCGTTCAACTTATGATACTGATGACCCTCAAAGTCATACTTGAAAAAATCTTTGTCATTTGTTATCC taaatgtaaaggcttaattaaatcttatatGAAAGAacaacttaaaaaatcacaaatgCCGCAATATGAAGAAGAATATGGCAAAATATCTCAACAGTTCTGTTTTCTAGATGTTAATTTTTCAGGAAAAG TTATTCAATACGCTTTgcttattagttttatttatggtttCCCGTTGGGCCCTATGTGTTGTCTAATTCAAAACGTACTTTCCCTGCGAATGGAGGCTATCGATATGATTTATGAATCTCGTAGGCCAGCATACACAAGACAGTCGCAAGGAATTGGCATTTGGAATACAGTACTTATGACCCTTACTCACGTTGGGGGCATGATTAAC atttttacaaTTGCATTTGCTTCTGATGGAATAATAGAATTTCATAGACCTGTAAGCAATGATagcaatgaaatatttatgttttcag aattccaTCCGTATAATGTTTTTGGCAAATCCAAAAATTCTACTATACCCGATAAATGTTTATTCCGAGGAATGTACAATTCACCGTATAAGATTAATAGATACTCGTATtcctttaaattttggaatcaACTGACAAAACAGTTATATTCAATCCTCCTTCTTCAG ATACTATGTTTTGGAATGGTATTTGTGGTCGACTATATTCTACCGACAATTCCACCTTCTGTGAAGAAGAAGAGATTTGACGACCGAACTAACTTGGACAACAAATACAACAAGGAATTCAATAAGAAATTGGAGCAACTTCTTCATGAACACGGAAAGAAGAAGTAA
- the LOC109602241 gene encoding anoctamin-4 isoform X2, with protein MNKPVGTDFEYESVLAYIRKGRLGGGAYFKDGLKKVHYVLVLSMTSAYTNVDVISHIIRQLEDMGLEFEQDLGITIPVIFIKIHIPDEATEVYLGTYGVNEDFIYGFDYADRSESSVFKTPVQKKNVFQDIRSRELSVIKVKVIHQMLIEIPFGEGEDKRGLPKLCKRGIFQDYYPLHDGNIQYEYWYNDDLLNDRTLLAKYWANYYVWYKEQPLDLINKYYGSEIAFYFAWCAFYNMMLTPIAVLGTILSCISIGHRLIETICNSKLPVCGLCMKGYGCTQNPLSDSCGDYTIASVLTHSILTGYAVVVTIWGICFNKMWSRKEYILKIRWNLLGKELEKDSKLRIEFQEKAEKLVMDGQIVYRLKETSKFSRRAVGIIGYILIMYVVVMFSYVKNYLYLIVKTEIIKRGAQFNTGTFMSEIHSYCQAAFQMLFSKLIFNLASGLTNIVTPKTQDTYDQIMLFMIFSLDLMNNFFPFFHTAFIKNQQFNIPFERGIGLLKNDSCDPLPCVTPLFVQLMILMTLKVILEKIFVICYPKCKGLIKSYMKEQLKKSQMPQYEEEYGKISQQFCFLDVNFSGKVIQYALLISFIYGFPLGPMCCLIQNVLSLRMEAIDMIYESRRPAYTRQSQGIGIWNTVLMTLTHVGGMINIFTIAFASDGIIEFHRPVSNDSNEIFMFSEFHPYNVFGKSKNSTIPDKCLFRGMYNSPYKINRYSYSFKFWNQLTKQLYSILLLQILCFGMVFVVDYILPTIPPSVKKKRFDDRTNLDNKYNKEFNKKLEQLLHEHGKKK; from the exons ATGAATAAACCAGTGGGAACAGATTTCGAATACGAATCAGTCCTAGCCTACATTAGAAAAGGTAGGCTCGGTGGCGGagcatattttaaagatggattaaaaaaagtacattATGTGTTGGTCCTAAGCATGACTTCAGCTTACACAAATGTCGATGTTATCAGTCACATTATACGACAATTGGAAGATATGGGTTTGGAATTTGAACAAGATCTTGGAATT accATTCCTGtcattttcatcaaaattcaTATACCAGACGAAGCCACTGAGGTATATTTAGGAACTTACGGAGTGAATGAAGATTTTATATATGGATTTGATTATGCTGATCGTTCAGAGTCGTCAGTATTTAAGACACCAGTTCagaagaaaaatgtatttcaagaTATTCG gagTCGTGAGTTGAGTGTAATCAAGGTCAAAGTAATTCATCAAATGTTAATAGAAATTCCTTTTGGTGAAGGAGAAGATAAGAGGGGATTGCCAAAGCTTTGCAAACGCGGAATTTTTCAAGATTATTACCCACTACATGATGGTAATATTCAATATGAATATTGGTATAACGATGACTTATTAAACGATAGAACT ttgttagCGAAGTATTGggcaaattattatgtttggtACAAAGAACAACCGCTAGAcctcataaataaatactacgGATCAGAAATTGCCTTCTATTTTGCATGGTGTGCATTTTACAACATGATGTTGACCCCAATAGCTGTCTTAGGAACAATATTGTCTTGTATAAGTATCGGACACCGATTAAT agAAACAATATGTAACTCAAAACTTCCTGTATGTGGATTATGTATGAAAGGTTATGGGTGTACTCAAAACCCACTAAGTGATAGCTGTGGAGATTATACGATTGCGTCTGTTTTAACTCACTCAATTCTCACCGGTTATGCTGTAGTTGTGACAATTTggg GTATTTGTTTCAATAAGATGTGGAGCCGAAaagaatacattttaaaaatccgATGGAATTTATTGGGGAAAGAATTGGAAAAAGACTCGAAATTAAG AATAGAATTTCAAGAAAAAGCTGAAAAACTAGTAATGGACGGTCAAATTGTGTACAGACTGAAAGAGACTTCGAAATTTTCAAGACGAGCTGTTGGAATTATTGGatacatattaatt ATGTATGTAGTAGTAATGTTttcatatgtaaaaaattacttatacttAATAGTCAAgacagaaattataaaaagaggagCTCAATTTAACACCGGAACGTTCATGTCAGAGATACATTCATATTGTCAGGCCGCGtttcaaatgttattttcGAAGTTGATTTTTAATCTGGCATCAGGTCTAACGAACATAGTGACACCCAAAACTCAAGATACTTACgatcaaataatgttattcaTGATTTTCTCATTGGATCTAATGAATaacttttttcctttttttcacACAGCTTTCATTAAA aatcaaCAGTTCAATATTCCGTTTGAACGTGGGATTGGATTATTGAAGAACGATTCTTGTGATCCGTTGCCTTGTGTGACTCCTCTTTTCGTTCAACTTATGATACTGATGACCCTCAAAGTCATACTTGAAAAAATCTTTGTCATTTGTTATCC taaatgtaaaggcttaattaaatcttatatGAAAGAacaacttaaaaaatcacaaatgCCGCAATATGAAGAAGAATATGGCAAAATATCTCAACAGTTCTGTTTTCTAGATGTTAATTTTTCAGGAAAAG TTATTCAATACGCTTTgcttattagttttatttatggtttCCCGTTGGGCCCTATGTGTTGTCTAATTCAAAACGTACTTTCCCTGCGAATGGAGGCTATCGATATGATTTATGAATCTCGTAGGCCAGCATACACAAGACAGTCGCAAGGAATTGGCATTTGGAATACAGTACTTATGACCCTTACTCACGTTGGGGGCATGATTAAC atttttacaaTTGCATTTGCTTCTGATGGAATAATAGAATTTCATAGACCTGTAAGCAATGATagcaatgaaatatttatgttttcag aattccaTCCGTATAATGTTTTTGGCAAATCCAAAAATTCTACTATACCCGATAAATGTTTATTCCGAGGAATGTACAATTCACCGTATAAGATTAATAGATACTCGTATtcctttaaattttggaatcaACTGACAAAACAGTTATATTCAATCCTCCTTCTTCAG ATACTATGTTTTGGAATGGTATTTGTGGTCGACTATATTCTACCGACAATTCCACCTTCTGTGAAGAAGAAGAGATTTGACGACCGAACTAACTTGGACAACAAATACAACAAGGAATTCAATAAGAAATTGGAGCAACTTCTTCATGAACACGGAAAGAAGAAGTAA
- the LOC109602241 gene encoding anoctamin-4 isoform X4, whose translation MNKPVGTDFEYESVLAYIRKGRLGGGAYFKDGLKKVHYVLVLSMTSAYTNVDVISHIIRQLEDMGLEFEQDLGITIPVIFIKIHIPDEATEVYLGTYGVNEDFIYGFDYADRSESSVFKTPVQKKNVFQDIRSRELSVIKVKVIHQMLIEIPFGEGEDKRGLPKLCKRGIFQDYYPLHDGNIQYEYWYNDDLLNDRTLLAKYWANYYVWYKEQPLDLINKYYGSEIAFYFAWCAFYNMMLTPIAVLGTILSCISIGHRLMYPLDITETICNSKLPVCGLCMKGYGCTQNPLSDSCGDYTIASVLTHSILTGYAVVVTIWGICFNKMWSRKEYILKIRWNLLGKELEKDSKLRIEFQEKAEKLVMDGQIVYRLKETSKFSRRAVGIIGYILINQQFNIPFERGIGLLKNDSCDPLPCVTPLFVQLMILMTLKVILEKIFVICYPKCKGLIKSYMKEQLKKSQMPQYEEEYGKISQQFCFLDVNFSGKVIQYALLISFIYGFPLGPMCCLIQNVLSLRMEAIDMIYESRRPAYTRQSQGIGIWNTVLMTLTHVGGMINIFTIAFASDGIIEFHRPVSNDSNEIFMFSEFHPYNVFGKSKNSTIPDKCLFRGMYNSPYKINRYSYSFKFWNQLTKQLYSILLLQILCFGMVFVVDYILPTIPPSVKKKRFDDRTNLDNKYNKEFNKKLEQLLHEHGKKK comes from the exons ATGAATAAACCAGTGGGAACAGATTTCGAATACGAATCAGTCCTAGCCTACATTAGAAAAGGTAGGCTCGGTGGCGGagcatattttaaagatggattaaaaaaagtacattATGTGTTGGTCCTAAGCATGACTTCAGCTTACACAAATGTCGATGTTATCAGTCACATTATACGACAATTGGAAGATATGGGTTTGGAATTTGAACAAGATCTTGGAATT accATTCCTGtcattttcatcaaaattcaTATACCAGACGAAGCCACTGAGGTATATTTAGGAACTTACGGAGTGAATGAAGATTTTATATATGGATTTGATTATGCTGATCGTTCAGAGTCGTCAGTATTTAAGACACCAGTTCagaagaaaaatgtatttcaagaTATTCG gagTCGTGAGTTGAGTGTAATCAAGGTCAAAGTAATTCATCAAATGTTAATAGAAATTCCTTTTGGTGAAGGAGAAGATAAGAGGGGATTGCCAAAGCTTTGCAAACGCGGAATTTTTCAAGATTATTACCCACTACATGATGGTAATATTCAATATGAATATTGGTATAACGATGACTTATTAAACGATAGAACT ttgttagCGAAGTATTGggcaaattattatgtttggtACAAAGAACAACCGCTAGAcctcataaataaatactacgGATCAGAAATTGCCTTCTATTTTGCATGGTGTGCATTTTACAACATGATGTTGACCCCAATAGCTGTCTTAGGAACAATATTGTCTTGTATAAGTATCGGACACCGATTAATGTATCCTCTTGATATAAC agAAACAATATGTAACTCAAAACTTCCTGTATGTGGATTATGTATGAAAGGTTATGGGTGTACTCAAAACCCACTAAGTGATAGCTGTGGAGATTATACGATTGCGTCTGTTTTAACTCACTCAATTCTCACCGGTTATGCTGTAGTTGTGACAATTTggg GTATTTGTTTCAATAAGATGTGGAGCCGAAaagaatacattttaaaaatccgATGGAATTTATTGGGGAAAGAATTGGAAAAAGACTCGAAATTAAG AATAGAATTTCAAGAAAAAGCTGAAAAACTAGTAATGGACGGTCAAATTGTGTACAGACTGAAAGAGACTTCGAAATTTTCAAGACGAGCTGTTGGAATTATTGGatacatattaatt aatcaaCAGTTCAATATTCCGTTTGAACGTGGGATTGGATTATTGAAGAACGATTCTTGTGATCCGTTGCCTTGTGTGACTCCTCTTTTCGTTCAACTTATGATACTGATGACCCTCAAAGTCATACTTGAAAAAATCTTTGTCATTTGTTATCC taaatgtaaaggcttaattaaatcttatatGAAAGAacaacttaaaaaatcacaaatgCCGCAATATGAAGAAGAATATGGCAAAATATCTCAACAGTTCTGTTTTCTAGATGTTAATTTTTCAGGAAAAG TTATTCAATACGCTTTgcttattagttttatttatggtttCCCGTTGGGCCCTATGTGTTGTCTAATTCAAAACGTACTTTCCCTGCGAATGGAGGCTATCGATATGATTTATGAATCTCGTAGGCCAGCATACACAAGACAGTCGCAAGGAATTGGCATTTGGAATACAGTACTTATGACCCTTACTCACGTTGGGGGCATGATTAAC atttttacaaTTGCATTTGCTTCTGATGGAATAATAGAATTTCATAGACCTGTAAGCAATGATagcaatgaaatatttatgttttcag aattccaTCCGTATAATGTTTTTGGCAAATCCAAAAATTCTACTATACCCGATAAATGTTTATTCCGAGGAATGTACAATTCACCGTATAAGATTAATAGATACTCGTATtcctttaaattttggaatcaACTGACAAAACAGTTATATTCAATCCTCCTTCTTCAG ATACTATGTTTTGGAATGGTATTTGTGGTCGACTATATTCTACCGACAATTCCACCTTCTGTGAAGAAGAAGAGATTTGACGACCGAACTAACTTGGACAACAAATACAACAAGGAATTCAATAAGAAATTGGAGCAACTTCTTCATGAACACGGAAAGAAGAAGTAA
- the LOC109602241 gene encoding anoctamin-1 isoform X5, with the protein MNKPVGTDFEYESVLAYIRKGRLGGGAYFKDGLKKVHYVLVLSMTSAYTNVDVISHIIRQLEDMGLEFEQDLGITIPVIFIKIHIPDEATEVYLGTYGVNEDFIYGFDYADRSESSVFKTPVQKKNVFQDIRETICNSKLPVCGLCMKGYGCTQNPLSDSCGDYTIASVLTHSILTGYAVVVTIWGICFNKMWSRKEYILKIRWNLLGKELEKDSKLRIEFQEKAEKLVMDGQIVYRLKETSKFSRRAVGIIGYILIMYVVVMFSYVKNYLYLIVKTEIIKRGAQFNTGTFMSEIHSYCQAAFQMLFSKLIFNLASGLTNIVTPKTQDTYDQIMLFMIFSLDLMNNFFPFFHTAFIKNQQFNIPFERGIGLLKNDSCDPLPCVTPLFVQLMILMTLKVILEKIFVICYPKCKGLIKSYMKEQLKKSQMPQYEEEYGKISQQFCFLDVNFSGKVIQYALLISFIYGFPLGPMCCLIQNVLSLRMEAIDMIYESRRPAYTRQSQGIGIWNTVLMTLTHVGGMINIFTIAFASDGIIEFHRPVSNDSNEIFMFSEFHPYNVFGKSKNSTIPDKCLFRGMYNSPYKINRYSYSFKFWNQLTKQLYSILLLQILCFGMVFVVDYILPTIPPSVKKKRFDDRTNLDNKYNKEFNKKLEQLLHEHGKKK; encoded by the exons ATGAATAAACCAGTGGGAACAGATTTCGAATACGAATCAGTCCTAGCCTACATTAGAAAAGGTAGGCTCGGTGGCGGagcatattttaaagatggattaaaaaaagtacattATGTGTTGGTCCTAAGCATGACTTCAGCTTACACAAATGTCGATGTTATCAGTCACATTATACGACAATTGGAAGATATGGGTTTGGAATTTGAACAAGATCTTGGAATT accATTCCTGtcattttcatcaaaattcaTATACCAGACGAAGCCACTGAGGTATATTTAGGAACTTACGGAGTGAATGAAGATTTTATATATGGATTTGATTATGCTGATCGTTCAGAGTCGTCAGTATTTAAGACACCAGTTCagaagaaaaatgtatttcaagaTATTCG agAAACAATATGTAACTCAAAACTTCCTGTATGTGGATTATGTATGAAAGGTTATGGGTGTACTCAAAACCCACTAAGTGATAGCTGTGGAGATTATACGATTGCGTCTGTTTTAACTCACTCAATTCTCACCGGTTATGCTGTAGTTGTGACAATTTggg GTATTTGTTTCAATAAGATGTGGAGCCGAAaagaatacattttaaaaatccgATGGAATTTATTGGGGAAAGAATTGGAAAAAGACTCGAAATTAAG AATAGAATTTCAAGAAAAAGCTGAAAAACTAGTAATGGACGGTCAAATTGTGTACAGACTGAAAGAGACTTCGAAATTTTCAAGACGAGCTGTTGGAATTATTGGatacatattaatt ATGTATGTAGTAGTAATGTTttcatatgtaaaaaattacttatacttAATAGTCAAgacagaaattataaaaagaggagCTCAATTTAACACCGGAACGTTCATGTCAGAGATACATTCATATTGTCAGGCCGCGtttcaaatgttattttcGAAGTTGATTTTTAATCTGGCATCAGGTCTAACGAACATAGTGACACCCAAAACTCAAGATACTTACgatcaaataatgttattcaTGATTTTCTCATTGGATCTAATGAATaacttttttcctttttttcacACAGCTTTCATTAAA aatcaaCAGTTCAATATTCCGTTTGAACGTGGGATTGGATTATTGAAGAACGATTCTTGTGATCCGTTGCCTTGTGTGACTCCTCTTTTCGTTCAACTTATGATACTGATGACCCTCAAAGTCATACTTGAAAAAATCTTTGTCATTTGTTATCC taaatgtaaaggcttaattaaatcttatatGAAAGAacaacttaaaaaatcacaaatgCCGCAATATGAAGAAGAATATGGCAAAATATCTCAACAGTTCTGTTTTCTAGATGTTAATTTTTCAGGAAAAG TTATTCAATACGCTTTgcttattagttttatttatggtttCCCGTTGGGCCCTATGTGTTGTCTAATTCAAAACGTACTTTCCCTGCGAATGGAGGCTATCGATATGATTTATGAATCTCGTAGGCCAGCATACACAAGACAGTCGCAAGGAATTGGCATTTGGAATACAGTACTTATGACCCTTACTCACGTTGGGGGCATGATTAAC atttttacaaTTGCATTTGCTTCTGATGGAATAATAGAATTTCATAGACCTGTAAGCAATGATagcaatgaaatatttatgttttcag aattccaTCCGTATAATGTTTTTGGCAAATCCAAAAATTCTACTATACCCGATAAATGTTTATTCCGAGGAATGTACAATTCACCGTATAAGATTAATAGATACTCGTATtcctttaaattttggaatcaACTGACAAAACAGTTATATTCAATCCTCCTTCTTCAG ATACTATGTTTTGGAATGGTATTTGTGGTCGACTATATTCTACCGACAATTCCACCTTCTGTGAAGAAGAAGAGATTTGACGACCGAACTAACTTGGACAACAAATACAACAAGGAATTCAATAAGAAATTGGAGCAACTTCTTCATGAACACGGAAAGAAGAAGTAA